Proteins from a genomic interval of Arachis hypogaea cultivar Tifrunner chromosome 10, arahy.Tifrunner.gnm2.J5K5, whole genome shotgun sequence:
- the LOC112714747 gene encoding basic form of pathogenesis-related protein 1: MNMNVILLALIFFFFMWTMCFAQNTPEDFLSVHNEAREEVGVGPLSWNHTLEAYAQRYANERIPDCNLEHSMGPYGENIAEGYGDMKGSDAVKFWLTEKPNYDYHSNSCVNDECLHYTQIVWRDSVHVGCARAKCNNHWEFVIYSYDPPGNIEGQRPY; the protein is encoded by the coding sequence atgaatatGAATGTTATCTTATTAGcccttatttttttcttcttcatgtgGACAATGTGTTTTGCCCAAAATACCCCTGAAGACTTCCTTTCAGTTCACAATGAGGCTCGTGAAGAGGTTGGTGTGGGtccactctcatggaaccacaCACTTGAAGCCTACGCTCAGCGCTACGCCAACGAGAGGATCCCGGACTGCAACCTGGAACACTCGATGGGGCCTTACGGCGAGAACATCGCCGAAGGCTACGGCGACATGAAGGGGTCCGACGCCGTGAAGTTTTGGCTGACGGAGAAGCCAAACTATGACTACCACTCAAACTCATGCGTTAACGATGAGTGCCTGCATTACACTCAGATAGTGTGGCGTGATTCGGTTCATGTTGGGTGCGCAAGAGCTAAGTGTAACAACCATTGGGAGTTCGTTATCTACAGCTATGACCCACCCGGCAACATTGAAGGCCAACGTCCCTATTGA
- the LOC112714748 gene encoding probable pectin methylesterase CGR3 — MSRRLVNPSRRLADAGSIPFVASIQSKSRNSPVLSIGLVVVGAILLIGYCYSNSGSSSDIKDVSKLEGGGSCTAEVLQALPLLKKAYGDSMHKVLHVGPESCSVVSSLYQEEDTEAWGIEPYELDDVSSKCKSLVRKGIVRVADLKFPLPYRAKSFSLVIVSDALDYLSPRYLNRTVPELVRVSADGVVIFAGYPGQQRARGGEVAKFGRPAKLRSSSWWIRFFVQTSLEENETAGKKFEQASTKKGYKPGCQVFHLKSYA; from the exons ATGTCAAGGAGGCTGGTAAATCCTTCGCGTCGGTTAGCTGATGCTGGAAGTATACCATTTGTGGCCTCTATTCAGTCCAAATCTCGCAACTCTCCCGTGCTATCTATCGGTCTTGTTGTTGTG GGTGCAATCCTTCTGATCGGTTATTGTTATAGCAATTCAG GGAGTAGCAGTGATATCAAGGATGTAAGTAAACTTGAAG GTGGTGGCTCCTGCACAGCAGAAGTTCTACAAGCTTTGCCCCTGTTGAAGAAAGCATACGGAGACAGTATGCACAAGGTTTTGCATGTCGGCCCTGAATCTTGTTCTGTGGTATCCAGCCTATATCAAGAAGAGGATACCGAGGCTTGGGGAATTGAACCATATGAGTTAGATGATGTCAGTTCGAAGTGCAAGAGTCTTGTACGCAAGGGCATTGTGCGTGTAGCTGACTTGAAGTTTCCTCTCCCTTACCGAGCAAAGTCATTTTCTCTTGTAATTGTGTCAGATGCATTGGACTACTTATCTCCAAGATACCTGAACAGAACCGTGCCAGAGTTGGTGAGGGTATCTGCTGATGGAGTTGTTATCTTCGCAG GTTATCCAGGTCAGCAGAGAGCTAGAGGTGGAGAAGTGGCCAAATTTGGTCGTCCA GCGAAACTGCGCAGCTCATCGTGGTGGATTAGGTTTTTCGTTCAGACAAGCTTGGAAGAGAATGAAACTGCTGGCAAGAAGTTTGAGCAGGCTTCAACCAAGAAAGGATACAAGCCAGGTTGCCAAGTATTTCACCTCAAATCATACGCTTGA
- the LOC112717207 gene encoding uncharacterized protein → MPGTVAVLRTCPVRVGGQVDESQAYFHRMFWTFPPCIEAFRHCKPLVSINGTHLYGKYGGTLLVAIAQDGNSNIPPMAFALVEGENAQSWFFFLSHLRQHVTPQPGLLVISDRHNGIKAALEAPDGGWLPPSAYRAFCIRHVVANFALTFKGKDARRLLVNAVYAKTEVEFDYWFDILRSENPAMCDWANRIEYSLWTQYCDEGRRFGHMTTNISECVNSILKGVRNLPVCSLVKATYGRLAELFVRKGREAEAQMGTGQQFSQYLVKCIEANLKTARCFTVTVYDRDNSEYTVAETTPTGSFSLGTYRVSLGSQNCDCGYFQALHFPCPHALACCAYSRLTWQPYVHQVYRLSSVFGVYQMGFTPPIPENFWPPYAGPTIIPDPNMRRAKEGRPRSTRIRTNMDDADPNRPKRCGLCRQPGHTRRNCPQAGRHTGTVGNE, encoded by the coding sequence ATGCCTGGCACTGTAGCAGTCCTCAGGACCTGCCCTGTTCGAGTGGGTGGACAGGTGGACGAGTCTCAGGCTTATTTTCATAGGATGTTCTGGACTTTTCCCCCTTGTATCGAAGCATTTCGTCATTGCAAGCCGTTGGTGAGTATTAACGGCACCCATCTAtatggcaagtatgggggaacgttgcttgTGGCGATTGCACAAGACGGGAATTCCAACATACCCCCTATGGCATTCGCACTAGTTGAGGGTGAAAATGCTCAGTCATGGttcttctttctctcccacctccGTCAGCACGTGACACCTCAGCCAGGTCTGTTAGTTATTTCAGATAGGCACAACGGCATCAAGGCAGCACTTGAGGCACCTGATGGGGGATGGCTACCTCCGTCTGCATACCgggcattctgcattcgacacgttGTAGCGAATTTCGCCctcaccttcaagggcaaagatgcCCGAAGGCTTCTTGTGAACGCCGTATATGCGAAGACCGAGGTGGAGTTTGACTACTGGTTTGACATCCTGCGCTCCGAGAATCCGGCAATGTGTGACTGGGCGAACCGAATTGAGTACTCGTTGTGGACACAGTACTGTGATGAGGGTCGGAGATTCGGGCACATGACGACCAATATATCAGAGTGTGTCAATTCAATCCTGAAGGGGGTAAGGAACCTCCCTGTGTGCTCGCTAGTGAAGGCCACATACGGAAGGCTGGCTGAGCTATTTGTCCGTAAGGGTAGGGAGGCCGAGGCTCAGATGGGTaccggacaacaattcagtcaataCCTAGTAAAGTGTATCGAGGCCAACCTGAAGACagccaggtgcttcacggtgactgtTTATGACAGGGATAACTCGGAGTACACCGTGGCAGAGACGACGCCAACAGGTTCATTCTCACTTGGTACCTACAGGGTCTCACTGGGGTCTCAAAATTGTGATTGTGGATACTTCCAAgcacttcatttcccgtgtcCTCACGCATTGGCATGCTGTGCTTATTCACGTCTTACTTGGCAGCCTTACGTCCACCAGGTCTATCGCCTTAGTTCCGTTTTCGGTGTCTACCAGATGGGATTTACACCTCCTATTCCGGAGAATTTCTGGCCACCCTATGCCGGGCCTACCATTATACCGGATCCGAACATGAGGCGTGCGAAGGAGGGTCGTCCAAGGTCCACACGCATTCGCACCAACATGGATGATGCAGATCCGAACCGGCCAAAGAGATGCGGCCTCTGCAGGCAGCCCGGACACACTCGTCGGAATTGTCCTCAAGCCGGACGACACACCGGGACAGTTGGGAATGAGTAG
- the LOC112714750 gene encoding squalene monooxygenase SE1 isoform X2: MSHNFTNPLFLFLAMDYMFIFGSVIASSLVLVLFLYGSVSNKRKSSDPSATTHAQSIKTSENGTWTPPEVSEGCDDIIIVGAGVAGAALAFTLGKDGRRVHVIERDLNEQDRIVGELLQPGGYLKLIELGLEDCVDEIDAQQVFGYALYKDEKNTKLSYPLEKFSSDISGKSFHNGRFIQRMRAKASSLPNVKLEQGTVTSLLEENGIVKGVHYKTKSGEELTAKAPLTIVCDGCFSNLRRSLCDPKVDLPSYFVGLILENCNLPYANHGHVILGDPSPILFYPISSTEIRCLVDVPGQKLPSLGNGDMARYLKTVVAPQVPSELHDSFIATVEKGNIRSMPNRSMPASPYPTPGGGMTVALSDIVLLRDLLRPLRDLHDSTALCKYLESFYTLRKPVASTINTLAGALYKVFCASPDPARKEMRQACFDYLRLGGVFSQGPIALLSGLNPRPLSLVLHFFAVAIYGVGRLLVPFPSPTRMWIGARLISGASGIIFPIIKAEGVRQMFFPVTVPAYYRTPPVNLQN; this comes from the exons ATGTCTCACAATTTCACCAATCCCTTGTTCTTATTCTTGGCAATGGATTATATGTTCATTTTTGGAAGTGTCATAGCTTCTAGTTTGGTGCTTGTGCTTTTTCTGTACGGTTCTGTATCAAACAAGAGAAAATCCAGTGATCCAAGTGCAACAACACATGCACAAAGTATAAAGACATCAGAAAATGGTACATGGACTCCACCAGAAGTCTCAGAAGGATGTGATGACATCATCATTGTAGGTGCTGGTGTTGCTGGTGCAGCCCTTGCTTTCACTCTTGGAAAG GATGGAAGACGAGTTCATGTTATCGAAAGGGACTTGAATGAACAAGACAGGATTGTGGGTGAATTGCTTCAACCTGGGGGCTATCTTAAGCTGATTGAGTTAGGACTTGAGG ATTGTGTGGATGAAATTGATGCACAACAAGTCTTTGGCTATGCCCTTTACAAAGATGAGAAAAATACCAAGCTCTCTTATCCCTTGGAAAAGTTTAGTTCTGATATTTCCGGTAAAAGCTTTCACAATGGCCGTTTCATCCAAAGAATGCGAGCGAAGGCTTCTTCTCTTCCCAA TGTAAAGTTAGAACAAGGAACTGTCACATCTCTATTAGAAGAAAATGGAATTGTCAAAGGAGTTCACTACAAAACTAAGAGTGGAGAAGAGCTTACAGCAAAGGCTCCTCTCACCATAGTTTGTGATGGTTGTTTTTCCAACTTAAGGCGTTCTCTTTGCGATCCTAAG GTTGATCTACCATCTTATTTTGTTGGTCTGATCCTTGAGAACTGTAATCTTCCATATGCAAACCATGGACATGTTATCTTAGGTGATCCTTCACCaatcttattttatccaatcagcAGCACTGAAATTCGGTGTTTGGTGGATGTGCCTGGCCAAAAACTACCTTCTCTTGGCAATGGCGACATGGCACGTTATCTGAAAACAGTGGTGGCTCCTCAG GTGCCTTCAGAGCTGCATGATTCTTTTATAGCAACAGTGGAAAAAGGGAACATAAGAAGCATGCCAAATAGAAGCATGCCTGCATCACCATATCCAACACCTG GAGGGGGAATGACTGTGGCCTTGTCTGACATTGTTCTGCTAAGAGATCTTCTTAGGCCTTTGCGCGATCTCCATGATTCTACTGCTCTTTGCAAGTATCTTGAATCATTCTACACTCTACGTAAG CCAGTGGCATCAACCATAAACACATTGGCAGGTGCATTGTACAAGGTGTTCTGCGCATCACCTGATCCGGCTAGGAAGGAAATGAGGCAAGCATGTTTTGATTATTTGAGACTTGGAGGCGTGTTCTCTCAGGGACCAATAGCTCTACTCTCTGGTCTCAATCCTCGCCCATTAAGCTTGGTTCTCCATTTCTTTGCTGTCGCTATATATGGCGTTGGCCGCTTGCTCGTGCCATTTCCTTCACCAACACGCATGTGGATTGGAGCTAGATTGATCTCT GGAGCATCAGGTATAATCTTCCCTATTATCAAGGCTGAAGGAGTTAGACAAATGTTCTTCCCAGTAACTGTGCCAGCATACTACAGAACTCCCCCTGTTAATTTGCAGAACTAA
- the LOC112714750 gene encoding squalene monooxygenase SE1 isoform X1 yields MSHNFTNPLFLFLAMDYMFIFGSVIASSLVLVLFLYGSVSNKRKSSDPSATTHAQSIKTSENGTWTPPEVSEGCDDIIIVGAGVAGAALAFTLGKDGRRVHVIERDLNEQDRIVGELLQPGGYLKLIELGLEDCVDEIDAQQVFGYALYKDEKNTKLSYPLEKFSSDISGKSFHNGRFIQRMRAKASSLPNVKLEQGTVTSLLEENGIVKGVHYKTKSGEELTAKAPLTIVCDGCFSNLRRSLCDPKVDLPSYFVGLILENCNLPYANHGHVILGDPSPILFYPISSTEIRCLVDVPGQKLPSLGNGDMARYLKTVVAPQVPSELHDSFIATVEKGNIRSMPNRSMPASPYPTPGALLMGDAFNMRHPLTGGGMTVALSDIVLLRDLLRPLRDLHDSTALCKYLESFYTLRKPVASTINTLAGALYKVFCASPDPARKEMRQACFDYLRLGGVFSQGPIALLSGLNPRPLSLVLHFFAVAIYGVGRLLVPFPSPTRMWIGARLISGASGIIFPIIKAEGVRQMFFPVTVPAYYRTPPVNLQN; encoded by the exons ATGTCTCACAATTTCACCAATCCCTTGTTCTTATTCTTGGCAATGGATTATATGTTCATTTTTGGAAGTGTCATAGCTTCTAGTTTGGTGCTTGTGCTTTTTCTGTACGGTTCTGTATCAAACAAGAGAAAATCCAGTGATCCAAGTGCAACAACACATGCACAAAGTATAAAGACATCAGAAAATGGTACATGGACTCCACCAGAAGTCTCAGAAGGATGTGATGACATCATCATTGTAGGTGCTGGTGTTGCTGGTGCAGCCCTTGCTTTCACTCTTGGAAAG GATGGAAGACGAGTTCATGTTATCGAAAGGGACTTGAATGAACAAGACAGGATTGTGGGTGAATTGCTTCAACCTGGGGGCTATCTTAAGCTGATTGAGTTAGGACTTGAGG ATTGTGTGGATGAAATTGATGCACAACAAGTCTTTGGCTATGCCCTTTACAAAGATGAGAAAAATACCAAGCTCTCTTATCCCTTGGAAAAGTTTAGTTCTGATATTTCCGGTAAAAGCTTTCACAATGGCCGTTTCATCCAAAGAATGCGAGCGAAGGCTTCTTCTCTTCCCAA TGTAAAGTTAGAACAAGGAACTGTCACATCTCTATTAGAAGAAAATGGAATTGTCAAAGGAGTTCACTACAAAACTAAGAGTGGAGAAGAGCTTACAGCAAAGGCTCCTCTCACCATAGTTTGTGATGGTTGTTTTTCCAACTTAAGGCGTTCTCTTTGCGATCCTAAG GTTGATCTACCATCTTATTTTGTTGGTCTGATCCTTGAGAACTGTAATCTTCCATATGCAAACCATGGACATGTTATCTTAGGTGATCCTTCACCaatcttattttatccaatcagcAGCACTGAAATTCGGTGTTTGGTGGATGTGCCTGGCCAAAAACTACCTTCTCTTGGCAATGGCGACATGGCACGTTATCTGAAAACAGTGGTGGCTCCTCAG GTGCCTTCAGAGCTGCATGATTCTTTTATAGCAACAGTGGAAAAAGGGAACATAAGAAGCATGCCAAATAGAAGCATGCCTGCATCACCATATCCAACACCTGGTGCTCTTCTAATGGGTGACGCATTCAACATGCGTCACCCTTTAACAGGAGGGGGAATGACTGTGGCCTTGTCTGACATTGTTCTGCTAAGAGATCTTCTTAGGCCTTTGCGCGATCTCCATGATTCTACTGCTCTTTGCAAGTATCTTGAATCATTCTACACTCTACGTAAG CCAGTGGCATCAACCATAAACACATTGGCAGGTGCATTGTACAAGGTGTTCTGCGCATCACCTGATCCGGCTAGGAAGGAAATGAGGCAAGCATGTTTTGATTATTTGAGACTTGGAGGCGTGTTCTCTCAGGGACCAATAGCTCTACTCTCTGGTCTCAATCCTCGCCCATTAAGCTTGGTTCTCCATTTCTTTGCTGTCGCTATATATGGCGTTGGCCGCTTGCTCGTGCCATTTCCTTCACCAACACGCATGTGGATTGGAGCTAGATTGATCTCT GGAGCATCAGGTATAATCTTCCCTATTATCAAGGCTGAAGGAGTTAGACAAATGTTCTTCCCAGTAACTGTGCCAGCATACTACAGAACTCCCCCTGTTAATTTGCAGAACTAA